In the genome of Quercus robur chromosome 3, dhQueRobu3.1, whole genome shotgun sequence, one region contains:
- the LOC126719011 gene encoding protein root UVB sensitive 3 — METSSSSYSEIILEEWNGSSSTKLSKTATITASPSLFIQRSGGRFNHVWRRVLQAFVPEGFPSSVTPDYVPFQVWDLLQGLSTYIRMMLSTQALLSAIGVGEKSATVIGATFQWFLRDLTGMLGGILFTFYQGSNLDSNAKMWRLVADLMNDLGMLMDLLSPLFPSAFVFIVCLGSLSRSFTGVASGATRAALTQHFALQNNAADISAKEGSQETVATMIGMALGMLLARITTGHALSIWFCFLSLTMFHMYANYRAVRCLALTTLNPERSSIVFQHFMKTGQVLSPETVSKMEHVLPIWTTSLSSRGVKSMHMQVHLGVRVSSLNHQELMDVLHSAGSHYKKAKYLLVEKKGIISAILHKDSTSKDVLQSFFHALVMANLTDKNKSAQLESQSWMDKQYEVFIQKLRSSGWKTERLLSPSIMWKANWICGPLDAKID, encoded by the exons atggaaacttcatcatcatcttATTCAGAGATCATATTGGAAGAATGGAATGGCTCCTCTTCCACCAAGCTCTCAAAAACTGCCACCATCACCGCCTCTCCTTCTCTTTTCATCCAAAG GTCTGGTGGTCGATTCAACCATGTTTGGAGAAGGGTTCTCCAAGCATTTGTACCAGAG GGTTTTCCTAGTAGCGTGACTCCAGATTATGTTCCTTTTCAAGTCTGGGATTTACTGCAG GGCCTTTCCACATATATTCGGATGATGCTTTCTACACAA GCTCTTCTTAGTGCAATTGGGGTTGGTGAGAAATCAGCGACTGTAATTGGCGCCACATTTCAG TGGTTTCTGAGGGACCTAACTGGAATGCTTGGAGGTATCTTATTCACATTCTACCAG GGCTCAAACCTGGATAGCAATGCCAAAATGTGGCGTTTGGTAGCAGATCTTATGAATGATCTTG GAATGTTGATGGACCTTCTTTCCCCTTTGTTTCCTTCAGCTTTTGTGTTTATAGTTTGCCTGGGGAGCCTATCTCGATCCTTCA CTGGTGTTGCAAGTGGAGCAACCAGGGCTGCTTTGACACAGCATTTTGCCCTTCAGAATAATGCAGCAGATATATCTGCAAAG GAAGGAAGTCAAGAGACAGTGGCAACAATGATTGGCATGGCTTTGGGCATGCTTCTTGCTCGTATTACAACGGGGCATGCACTAtctatttggttttgttttctgTCTCTCACCATGTTTCATATGTATG cAAACTACAGGGCTGTCCGGTGCCTTGCCTTGACTACATTAAATCCTGAGAGGAGCTCAATTGTTTTTCAGCATTTCATGAAGACTGGCCAAG TTCTCTCACCTGAAACAGTCTCTAAAATGGAACATGTGTTGCCCATATGGACCACTTCATTGAGCTCAAGGGGTGTTAAATCAATGCACATGCAAGTACATTTAGGTGTGAGGGTATCTTCACTTAATCACCAGGAACT gATGGATGTGTTGCATTCTGCAGGATCTCATTACAAGAAAG CAAAGTACTTGCTAGTGGAGAAGAAGGGAATCATCAGTGCTATTCTGCACAAAGATTCGACATCTAAAGATGTCTTACAATCATTTTTTCACGCACTAGTTATGGCAAATCTTACAGATAAAAATAAGTCTGCGCAATTGGAAAGCCAATCATGGATGGATAAACAGTATGAAGTTTTTATTCAAAAG CTAAGGTCTTCAGGTTGGAAAACGGAACGTCTTCTATCGCCTTCTATTATGTGGAAGGCAAATTGGATCTGCGGACCTTTGGATGCAAAGATTGACTAG
- the LOC126719012 gene encoding pentatricopeptide repeat-containing protein At1g69290-like: MWRKAKALSFLSHRPFSSSTPETPNPTLYSFLQPSIFSLNKTTTPLPKTPSQDTKPQPLTQNHIATLETNLHQALVTSNTDEAWKSFKTLTANSVFPSKSLTNSLITHLSSLSDIHSLKRAFASVIYIIEKNPDELKFETLVKVLDSMKTANTAAPAFALIRCMFKNRYFVPFGLWGNVVVEITRKNKNFAAFLRVFDECCRIARDEKLDFMKPDLPACNAALEGCCCELESLSDAENVVETMSVLGIRPDESSFGYLAYLYALKGLEEKIIELESLMGGFGFSNKRVFFSNLISGYVKLGNLEFVSKTILRSLKIEGEGTIFGEETYCEVVKGFLNNGGIKGLATLIIKAQNLEASDVVVDSSVGYGIVNACVKLGLSDKAHSILEEMDVQGGSVGLGVYVPILKAYCKDHRTAEATQLVMEISNLGLQLDVEIYDALIEASMSSQDFPSAFSLFRDMREARIPELKGSYLTIMTGLMENHRPELMAAFLDEVVEDPRIEVGTHDWNSIIHAFCKSGRLEDARRTLRRMIFLQFEPNDQTYLSLINGYVTVEKYFSVLMLWNEVKRKLSSDGQKGVKFDHTLVDAFLYALVKGGFFDAVMQVVEKTQEMKIFVDKWRYKQAFMETHKKLKVAKLRKRNFRKMESLVAFKNWAGLNA, encoded by the coding sequence ATGTGGAGAAAAGCAAAAgctctctcctttctctccCACAGACCATTCTCTTCCTCCACACCTGAGACTCCAAACCCAACTCTCTATTCCTTTCTCCAACCCTCCATCTTTTCTCTCAACAAAACAACAACCCCACTTCCCAAAACACCTTCACAAGACACAAAGCCACAACCTTTGACCCAAAACCACATAGCCACTTTAGAAACCAATCTTCACCAAGCCCTTGTCACAAGCAACACTGATGAGGCCTGGAAGTCCTTCAAGACTCTCACTGCAAACTCTGTTTTCCCAAGTAAGTCTCTCACAAACTCTCTCATCACCCACTTGTCCTCGCTCAGTGACATTCACAGCCTCAAGAGGGCTTTTGCTTCTGTAATTTACATCATTGAGAAAAACCCAGATGAGTTAAAGTTTGAAACTTTGGTGAAAGTTTTGGATTCTATGAAAACTGCCAACACTGCTGCACCTGCTTTTGCTTTGATCAGATGTATGTTTAAGAATAGGTATTTTGTACCATTTGGGTTGTGGGGCAACGTGGTAGTTGAAATCactaggaaaaacaaaaactttgcTGCCTTTTTGCGGGTTTTCGATGAGTGTTGTAGGATTGCTAGGGATGAGAAGCTGGATTTTATGAAACCCGACTTGCCGGCTTGTAATGCAGCATTGGAGGGTTGTTGTTGTGAGCTTGAATCCCTGAGTGATGCAGAGAATGTCGTTGAAACAATGTCGGTTTTGGGAATTAGGCCAGATGAATCGAGTTTTGGCTATCTTGCATATTTGTATGCACTTAAGGGGCTTGAGGAAAAGATAATTGAGTTGGAAAGTTTGATGGGTGGGTTTGGTTTTTCGAATAAAAGGGTCTTTTTTAGCAATTTGATTAGTGGGTATGTTAAGTTGGGCAATTTAGAATTCGTTTCAAAAACTATTCTGCGTAGCTTGAAGATAGAGGGAGAAGGTACAATTTTTGGTGAAGAAACTTACTGTGAAGTTGTTAAGGGATTTCTAAACAATGGAGGTATCAAGGGTTTAGCAACTTTGATCATCAAAGCTCAAAATTTAGAGGCTTCAGATGTTGTGGTTGATAGCTCTGTTGGGTATGGTATTGTTAATGCCTGTGTTAAACTTGGATTATCGGATAAGGCACACAGTATTCTTGAGGAAATGGATGTTCAGGGAGGTTCTGTGGGGCTTGGGGTCTATGTGCCAATTTTGAAGGCTTACTGCAAAGATCATCGAACAGCTGAAGCTACTCAATTGGTCATGGAAATTAGTAATTTGGGTCTTCAGTTGGATGTAGAAATCTATGATGCTCTGATAGAAGCGTCCATGTCAAGCCAAGATTTTCCATcagctttttctttgtttagggACATGAGGGAAGCAAGAATACCTGAACTTAAGGGGAGTTACTTAACTATAATGACTGGCTTAATGGAGAATCATCGGCCTGAGCTGATGGCAGCCTTCTTAGATGAGGTTGTTGAGGATCCTCGAATCGAAGTGGGAACCCATGACTGGAATTCAATTATTCATGCATTTTGTAAATCTGGGCGGTTAGAAGATGCAAGGAGGACTTTGAGAAGGATGATATTCCTCCAGTTTGAACCAAATGACCAGACATATTTGTCCCTAATTAATGGGTATGTGACTGTGGAGAAATATTTCAGTGTTTTGATGCTTTGGAATGAGGTTAAACGAAAACTCTCCAGTGATGGACAGAAGGGGGTCAAATTTGATCACACCCTGGTGGATGCATTCCTTTATGCTCTGGTTAAGGGAGGTTTCTTTGATGCAGTGATGCAAGTTGTGGAGAAAACTCAGGAGATGAAGATCTTTGTAGATAAGTGGAGGTACAAGCAAGCATTTATGGAGACCCATAAAAAGCTCAAAGTGGCAAAATTGAGAAAGAGGAACTTCAGAAAAATGGAATCACTTGTTGCTTTCAAGAATTGGGCTGGTCTAAATGCATGA